Proteins from one bacterium genomic window:
- a CDS encoding MerR family transcriptional regulator, whose amino-acid sequence MSETGLMKIGELSERSGLTARSIRYYEELGLIEPSARSDGHFRLYDERALARLEYIRRLTEAGLSLADVILLFRVWEASTSGDERRAMLNEIVSRYMAEVEKKRTALELVERELKLILETVENCEGCGHEPGKGTCFRCSVVESRLETQADLPEIVAFWMSGKREVVHQT is encoded by the coding sequence ATGTCTGAGACTGGATTGATGAAAATCGGTGAGCTGTCGGAACGCTCCGGCCTGACCGCCCGTTCCATCCGCTATTACGAGGAGCTTGGCTTAATCGAGCCGTCCGCCCGCAGCGACGGCCACTTCCGGCTGTACGATGAACGGGCGCTGGCCCGCCTTGAATACATTCGAAGGCTGACCGAAGCCGGATTGTCCCTTGCCGACGTCATCTTGCTTTTCCGCGTCTGGGAGGCCAGCACGTCGGGCGACGAGCGGCGTGCGATGTTGAACGAAATCGTTTCGCGGTACATGGCGGAGGTGGAAAAAAAGCGGACGGCTCTTGAGCTGGTCGAAAGGGAGCTGAAGCTGATCCTCGAAACCGTCGAGAATTGCGAAGGTTGCGGCCATGAGCCGGGCAAGGGAACTTGTTTTCGATGCTCGGTAGTCGAATCGCGTTTGGAAACGCAGGCCGATTTGCCGGAGATTGTTGCCTTTTGGATGTCCGGCAAGCGTGAAGTTGTTCATCAGACTTGA